In the Pirellulales bacterium genome, one interval contains:
- a CDS encoding DUF1598 domain-containing protein, with protein MLMLLGVTALAVAQLNWKPVAWAEEDREAALLKQQFQSGEFAPALETARSANNTADRDAILAEVAKAQASAGDRQAALQTISQIDDDHTMAESLSALRSPPPARPGHFGGNQADFDQLIDLITSTVAPQTWSEMGGPGSITSFPGGVSIDAKGVLRPLVKVDRSNNLAELRQIAAQRPSSGDVRQSSGLRKISLVRLERQVELLAAQGQRPTEEMQTLAGLQRIQYVLVYPEQGDIVLAGPAGDWRTDFEGRLVGKESGRPVLRLDDLVVILRRMMSGSDAPFGCNITPTAASLADVKAFISESNKAPLKPGQRDAWLKQLREKLGQQNIEVYGIDPRTRVAQVLVEADYRMKLVGMGLEEGVFGVPSYLDMIELAPGQSPPPMDVLRWWFTLNYDAVATTPQRDAFELRGQAVQVLSENEMLSAAGQQLHTGSSDVLNQQFAQNFTKHFADLAVKYPIYAELQNMCDLALVCALMRSENLPDKVRWHMLEFGDPQQYQVPLAVAPKAVDTVINHRIVNKTTILVGVSGGVRIDPNAQLKPDAMKTDGYALPALRLHDAPKKNDSRERWWWD; from the coding sequence ATGTTAATGCTGCTCGGGGTAACGGCGCTGGCAGTTGCCCAATTGAATTGGAAACCGGTAGCTTGGGCCGAAGAAGACCGCGAAGCAGCGCTGCTCAAGCAACAGTTCCAATCCGGTGAGTTTGCTCCGGCGCTGGAAACTGCCCGATCGGCAAACAATACCGCCGATCGTGACGCCATCTTGGCCGAAGTGGCGAAAGCCCAAGCTTCGGCCGGCGATCGCCAGGCGGCGTTACAAACCATCTCGCAGATTGATGACGATCATACGATGGCCGAATCGCTGTCGGCCCTTCGTTCTCCACCACCTGCGCGTCCGGGCCATTTCGGCGGAAACCAGGCTGATTTCGACCAACTGATCGATCTCATTACATCAACCGTCGCGCCCCAGACGTGGAGCGAAATGGGCGGCCCCGGCAGCATCACTTCATTCCCGGGCGGCGTGTCCATCGATGCCAAAGGCGTGTTGCGCCCGCTCGTCAAGGTCGATCGTTCCAACAATCTCGCGGAATTGCGGCAGATCGCTGCGCAGCGCCCCTCCAGCGGCGATGTGCGGCAAAGTTCCGGACTGCGAAAAATTTCCTTGGTGCGCTTGGAGCGACAAGTGGAATTGCTTGCCGCCCAAGGCCAGCGCCCGACGGAAGAAATGCAAACGCTCGCAGGCTTGCAGCGAATTCAATACGTGCTGGTTTATCCAGAGCAGGGGGATATTGTGCTGGCCGGACCCGCCGGTGATTGGCGGACGGATTTTGAAGGCCGGCTGGTCGGCAAAGAATCGGGCCGGCCCGTGCTGCGGTTGGACGATTTGGTCGTGATTTTGCGGCGAATGATGTCGGGATCGGACGCGCCGTTTGGCTGCAATATCACGCCCACGGCGGCCTCGCTGGCCGATGTCAAGGCGTTCATCAGCGAATCGAACAAAGCTCCACTCAAACCTGGGCAACGCGACGCCTGGCTCAAACAGCTGCGCGAAAAGTTGGGGCAACAAAATATCGAGGTCTACGGCATCGATCCGCGCACGCGCGTGGCGCAAGTACTAGTGGAAGCCGATTATCGCATGAAGCTAGTGGGCATGGGCCTGGAAGAAGGGGTGTTCGGGGTGCCCAGTTATCTGGATATGATCGAGCTAGCGCCCGGGCAGTCGCCGCCCCCTATGGATGTATTGCGGTGGTGGTTCACGCTGAATTATGACGCGGTGGCCACCACGCCCCAGCGTGATGCCTTCGAATTGCGCGGCCAAGCTGTGCAAGTGCTCAGCGAAAACGAAATGCTTTCGGCTGCTGGCCAGCAACTTCACACGGGCAGTTCCGATGTGTTGAATCAGCAGTTTGCACAAAATTTTACCAAGCATTTTGCCGATTTGGCGGTAAAATATCCCATTTACGCCGAACTGCAAAATATGTGCGACTTGGCGCTCGTGTGTGCCTTGATGCGGAGCGAGAACTTGCCGGATAAAGTTCGCTGGCACATGCTAGAGTTCGGCGATCCGCAGCAATACCAGGTCCCCTTGGCCGTCGCTCCCAAAGCAGTAGATACGGTCATCAATCACCGCATCGTAAACAAAACGACCATCCTCGTGGGAGTCAGCGGCGGAGTGCGGATTGATCCAAATGCCCAACTGAAACCCGACGCGATGAAAACCGATGGCTACGCTTTGCCGGCATTGCGATTACATGATGCGCCAAAGAAGAACGACAGCCGTGAGCGCTGGTGGTGGGATTGA